One window of the Cryptomeria japonica chromosome 7, Sugi_1.0, whole genome shotgun sequence genome contains the following:
- the LOC131049594 gene encoding uncharacterized protein LOC131049594: MQKPIPPPNSQSTSSTGGAEKRKKEKRQRVYVVANTEDIDKEFDETAREVKKTTTYARMVKKPQFGGVKQTKKSRIEPESSGKAKESKKQKSKINAALKSGKIEGTFEIVPPLTLKELIDEILKDGNLKNVSTYYEIFDDKDQRVVEEAIGEYMDAYSKALIELASMFPKSLYDILDVRRHTTSEEDEKINEYVLMNLSFFISQDEVIRLLNLAKDIFQSKKRVNKLILGKIDEVTKESETILRHFLIDQKVDVNPEEPSHDTSVPEVHVIVPKQKVQSPEKSILKEVVSEKATVETENVEKDKEDGEKGGKDESAKVVDKEKGEEKAD; the protein is encoded by the exons ATGCAAAAGCCCATTCCTCCACCCAATTCACAATCAACATCATCAACCGGTGGGgcggagaagaggaagaaggaaaaaCGTCAGAGAGTATATGTTGTTGCCAATACTGAAGATATAGACAAAGAATTTGATGAAACAGCGAGGGAGGTGAAAAAGACAACCACCTATGCTAGAATGGTGAAGAAGCCACAATTCGGTGGAGTTAAACAAACAAAAAAGTCTAGAATAGAACCTGAATCATCAGGAAAAGCCAAAGAAAGCAAGAAGCAGAAATCTAAAATAAATGCAGCTCTAAAATCCGGTAAGATTGAAGGCACATTTGAAATAGTGCCCCCATTGACTTTGAAGGAGTTAATTGATGAAATTCTTAAGGATGGGAATCTAAAAAACGTGTCTACATATTATGAAatttttgatgataaagatcagagGGTAGTTGAAGAAGCAATTGGTGAATATATGGATGCTTATAGTAAGGCATTGATAGAACTTGCATCTATGTTTCCTAAAAgcctgtatgacattttggatgtgaGAAGGCATACAACTAGTGAAGAGGATGAGAAAATAAATGAATATGTgttaatgaatctatcttttttcATCTCCCAAGATGAAGTTATCAGATTATTAAATCTTGCCAAGGATATATTCCAAAGCAAAAAGAGGGTGAATAAGCTCATTCTAGGGAAGATAGATGAGGTGACAAAGGAATCTGAAACAATTTTGAGACATTTTTTGATAGATCAAAAAGTTGATGTAAATCCGGAAGAACCATCTCATGACACATCAGTTCCAGAAGTTCACGTCATTGTCCCTAAACAAAAGGTTCAATCACCTGAGAAATCCATTCTGAAAG AAGTTGTGTCAGAGAAAGCAACTGTGGAGACAGAGAATGTTGAAAAGGATAAGGAGGATGGTGAGAAAGGTGGAAAGGATGAGAGTGCAAAGGTTGTTgataaggagaaaggagaggagaaggCAGATTAG